In one window of Sinorhizobium chiapasense DNA:
- a CDS encoding glycosyltransferase family 2 protein, with protein sequence MDPITTTASISHYVKARLRRTWKAREVTYERLLSGLERARHVVVFVVRDEGRRLPFFLQYYRNLGFEHFICIDNGSTDGTREQLSGCSDVSIVSSGGSYKGARFGNDWINAVINRHCRGKWILYVDADEFFVYPHCDTQPISSLTAYLESNGNQSMQAVMVDMYSRKPILENICEAGRDPLEICNLFDRTGYASHFDKRNQTIWIKGGVRGRVYFQNRIWDGPALNKVPLIYMGGERMFLKSSHQVWPLSLNLGEMRGAVRISGALLHFKFLSTFVKKAIDPLNRAEHTEEYTAYTSNIDNTNFLSSNTTEYKTWEDLSEAGLLQGVGWIYWRNAINRESNVAAQLEPSCQRVTPRNSLENGSA encoded by the coding sequence ATGGATCCGATCACAACCACCGCCAGTATATCCCACTATGTCAAGGCTCGCCTGCGTCGGACCTGGAAAGCCAGGGAGGTGACGTACGAACGGCTGCTGAGTGGACTCGAGCGCGCCCGTCATGTTGTTGTCTTCGTCGTTCGTGACGAGGGGCGCCGGCTTCCCTTCTTTCTTCAATATTATCGCAATCTCGGCTTCGAGCACTTCATCTGCATAGACAACGGATCGACTGACGGCACGCGCGAGCAATTGTCAGGCTGCAGCGATGTGTCCATTGTTTCAAGCGGAGGCTCCTATAAAGGCGCGCGCTTCGGCAACGACTGGATCAACGCGGTCATCAATCGGCACTGCAGGGGCAAATGGATTCTCTACGTCGATGCAGATGAATTTTTCGTGTACCCGCACTGCGATACACAGCCGATCAGTAGTCTGACTGCCTATCTTGAATCAAACGGCAATCAGTCCATGCAGGCGGTCATGGTCGACATGTATAGTCGGAAGCCAATTCTTGAAAATATCTGCGAGGCGGGGCGGGATCCTCTTGAGATTTGCAACCTGTTCGACCGCACGGGCTACGCGTCACATTTCGACAAACGCAATCAAACAATCTGGATCAAGGGCGGCGTTCGCGGACGGGTGTACTTTCAAAACCGGATCTGGGATGGGCCTGCGCTCAACAAAGTACCGCTCATCTATATGGGCGGAGAACGCATGTTCCTGAAATCGTCGCATCAGGTTTGGCCGCTTTCCCTCAATCTTGGCGAAATGCGTGGCGCCGTCAGAATCTCGGGGGCACTTTTACATTTCAAGTTCCTGTCGACCTTCGTCAAGAAGGCAATCGATCCGCTGAACCGCGCCGAGCATACGGAAGAATACACGGCGTATACCTCAAACATCGATAATACCAACTTCCTCAGCAGCAATACGACTGAGTACAAGACGTGGGAGGACCTATCAGAGGCCGGGCTTTTGCAAGGCGTTGGATGGATATACTGGAGGAATGCGATCAATCGGGAAAGTAATGTCGCAGCTCAGCTAGAGCCATCCTGTCAGCGTGTCACGCCACGGAATTCGCTCGAAAATGGGAGTGCATAA
- a CDS encoding glycosyltransferase family 8 protein, with translation MKTQCIVYAADVEYSFPTILSALQAREFSSPTSDVCILMSEHLDNFDELRSLLALRGVQLVDATEALRQALGRLDGSHFQGRISVSTMAKLVLCDVLPPHYTQIIYLDGDTQVVSSLSELQNAYVPEGKFFAARDYTSIRDFLHYGKDSHYFNAGFLKFHRNGWIGPEALEFFVKNPAACNGMHDQGALNCVCGSSLNLVSSRWNFPKHFLHLVNSSSLAVVHYMAHPKPWHGTFFPWTDKESQVYVDLRKAHPLFRGLYRGISFDRKALYKYRSLKERLTHTIRQNKFGPQLQGLFVGDYAV, from the coding sequence ATGAAAACTCAATGCATCGTTTACGCAGCAGATGTCGAATATTCGTTTCCGACGATTCTGTCAGCGCTCCAGGCACGAGAATTCTCAAGTCCTACAAGTGATGTCTGTATCCTCATGTCGGAGCATCTGGATAATTTTGACGAGCTAAGAAGCCTGCTTGCATTGCGCGGGGTTCAGCTGGTGGATGCCACAGAAGCCCTGCGGCAGGCCCTCGGCAGACTCGACGGCTCCCACTTCCAAGGGCGCATCAGCGTCAGCACCATGGCGAAGCTCGTGCTTTGCGACGTGCTGCCGCCACACTATACGCAGATTATTTATCTCGATGGCGATACCCAAGTCGTCAGCAGCTTGAGCGAGCTTCAAAATGCCTATGTCCCTGAAGGGAAATTCTTTGCGGCTCGAGACTACACGTCCATTCGTGACTTTCTGCACTATGGCAAGGACAGCCACTACTTCAATGCGGGCTTCCTCAAATTTCATCGCAATGGCTGGATCGGCCCGGAAGCACTGGAGTTTTTCGTCAAGAATCCGGCCGCCTGCAACGGGATGCACGACCAGGGTGCCCTGAACTGTGTCTGCGGCTCCTCGCTCAATCTCGTTTCAAGCCGCTGGAACTTTCCCAAGCACTTCCTTCACCTCGTCAATTCGTCCTCCTTGGCCGTCGTCCACTACATGGCGCATCCGAAGCCTTGGCATGGAACATTCTTTCCCTGGACGGACAAGGAAAGCCAAGTCTATGTGGATTTGCGTAAGGCCCATCCGCTGTTCCGGGGCCTCTACCGGGGAATAAGCTTCGATCGTAAGGCCTTATACAAATATCGCTCGCTGAAGGAGCGTCTCACGCACACCATTCGGCAAAACAAATTCGGTCCGCAACTGCAGGGCCTGTTTGTCGGAGACTACGCTGTCTGA